A window of Rhododendron vialii isolate Sample 1 chromosome 11a, ASM3025357v1 contains these coding sequences:
- the LOC131306891 gene encoding uncharacterized protein LOC131306891, with product MPYIILALQTVEGHVYDTYEEATLAYDLLKYDKSNEKCLEEAYQLIEYFRMQNMSKAEARQFLLTALNSALESMDCAILTPKNDSVDDINEQLINNFLGKEYSYVRVDETVNKADQALYVDFLHSMNQPDLPSHILSLKENCLVRLLRNLNASKDMCNGTCLICRKFEKHVIIAQIAVGEDKGNFVFIPHIPLRPSDPKLYPIKFIRKQFPIRLCFALTINKAQGQTLDIVGIDLHEPVFSHGQIYVALSRATTSEKIKILIEPSDYEKNKLPYTKNIVFPEILAKEQSNEAIFIEDICDF from the exons ATGCCCTACATCATTCTTGCACTACAAACTGTTGAGGGCCACGTCTACGATACATATGAAGAAGCAACACTGGCTTATGATCTATTGAAATATGATAAaagtaatgaaaaatgtttAGAAGAAGCAT aTCAACTAATTGAATATTTCAGGATGCAAAATATGTCAAAAGCTGAAGCTCGACAGTTTCTTTTAACTGCTTTGAATTCTGCGTTAGAATCGATGG ATTGTGCAATACTAACACCCAAAAATGACTCGGTGGATGATATCAACGAACAACTCATAAACAATTTCCTAGGAAAAGAGTACTCGTATGTTCGCGTTGATGAGACCGTTAATAAGGCAGACCAAGCTTTATATGTAGACTTTTTGCATTCGATGAATCAGCCTGATTTACCGTCTCATATTCTTagtttaaaagaaaattgtCTAGTTAGGCTGTTAAGAAACTTGAATGCATCCAAAGACATGTGTAATGGAACATGTTTGATTTGTCGAAAGTTTGAAAAGCATGTTATAATCGCTCAAATAGCTGTTGGAGAAGACAAAGGAAACTTTGTCTTTATTCCGCATATTCCATTACGCCCTTCAGATCCAAAGTTATATCCTATTAAGTTTATTAGAAAACAATTCCCGATACGATTGTGCTTTGCATTGACCATAAATAAGGCACAGGGACAAACATTGGATATTGTCGGCATAGATCTCCATGAACCAGTTTTCTCACATGGACAAATATATGTTGCTCTATCTCGCGCTACTACatctgaaaaaattaaaatcctgATCGAACCAAGCGactatgaaaaaaataaacttccaTACACGAAAAATATCGTCTTCCCTGAAATTCTAGCTAAAGAACAATCCAATGAAGCTATTTTCATAGAAGACATATGTGATTTCTGA